tgtatgtatagaTTTATACAGAGTGTATTACCGGAGGGCTACGGAGGCTTGAAGAAGGCTCAACAACACCagtggaaaaataataagagcTTCTTAAAGCAAAGATCGAAGGCTTCAAGGCCTTTAGATTTCTagctgaaaaaacaaaacaaaaggatcaaaataaatcagGATTACCTTGTAACACGGCTTAAATAACTGATTGATGATTAGTTATGAAATCATCTTGCGCAAGTTTCTTACCTCGTTGAATCGAGATTTTAAGAGgcaacatagttttttttttggggggttttcttctttgattcaacgatttttatgtttttaggatAAATGgtctttttttataagatatatatatatccgtTTTTCACTTTTTTGCATGCTAGTAAAAGAGTGATTAGTGTTGTGACCAGCAGACGGGTTGAGATCCGAAGACAATGATTTGTTGGGATGTGAGCCGATGGATTGGAGTTACGTGCTATCTGACGGTGGAGattcaaaagttattttataacgtGGCAGTCATATTGGAAAAAGTTTTCCTAATTTGCcttgtttaaaaaaaaggaaaatgctaACATACAAATAAATTCAGTTGAGCAAAGATTCTAAggatgaaaatttgattttatcaaatgcAGAATTGTAAATATAGGAAGAAAAAGGTCTTATTTAATTGCTATTCTTCAACACCTTGTCTATACCCATTACCAGTGTACTCAAGAAGAACAATAAATTGCACacgagggtctagctgctgtggtcaattgTGTGACTTGTTCCATTCTCGTTTCGGGTTCGACCCTTTATATGCACGCCTGTCActcccgcggtgccttacctgctcctgggcttgcaggatgtccagtggcccgtggggaatagtcgtggtgtgCGTAAGTTGgtccggacaccccacgtaaatcaaaaaaaaaaaaaaacaataaattatatatatatataggggtGATTAGgagtatttaattattttttaaagtattttttatttgaaaatatatttaaataatattttttattttttaaaaattatttttaatatgaatatattaaaatgattaaaaaaactaaaaataatattaatttaaaaataaaaataaaaatatttttttccaaaatacttttcaaacatACCAAACAGATATACAGTCCTAATCCGCAGGGAAAGTTAGCAACCAGcatgaagagaagagaaggaaaggaacaAATTTTACTCCCTACTATCAGCGATGTTGGTCCcgctttctatttttatttctcatttggGAACTTTTATTAGGCCGTCCAAAAAGcatgtttagaaaaaatatataaatgagagtttttattatatttatacaaatctataatatatattaattaatcaaaaacaaatcatagtCAAGGTAAACTGTAATTTCAAACACACCACGCTCCCAAATAAATActtaattaacatttaaaaatatattttaccacaatatttttaattaaagttcatttataaataacagataattaaaaattattcttaaaaataataatattgattattaaataataacgTTATTAAAtatgtgttaaaaataaattaaattttttttttgagataagGGAGGAGTGgatcttgttttttgtttctgtttggtCAAAACAATATATCATTTCAAGAAGAAGTTGATTTGACAGAAAAAGCCTCCACTTAAACGCCTCTTAACAAAGCGTACGTGCACGCAACTACCAAGTCAATAAACAGTAGCTCAGCTGCATCGAGTTTTATAAATCTCATTATcactattaattttaaaacttgtaaaattaataaaaatacgaACAAACTAATCCAAagcccatattaataataataataataataaaaagttagaAATACTGCTGCGTTTCGTACTCAGCAGTTGGCAAATTCATCCAGTAATCCACACTGAAGAGCTGGTAGGGAGAATTAATGCCCCTTGTGGTAAAATTcggtttaaattattttttttttttttaagaaaaaagaaggagagCTGACCTACTTGAAATCCGAGGAAAGGTGATCCAAAACTACTCTAACCATAGAACCCCAAGAAAGAAAAGCTTCATCTCCCTTTATATCATCCAACCATGGAGTACGCTAGTGACAGAAACCGTAATCATGCCCATTGGCCGTCCCCACCAGACTCCGTAAAAATCTAGATACATAATTGTCAAAGAGGAAGGTATAATCTGAAATCTATCTGTTTGCTGTCATGGTCTTGTTATGAAGACACAGAtcgaaggaaggaaggaagcattaattgcttttaaaaaCGTCACCGTTCTAAAAGGCCACACAAACGAATCGCTGCAGAAGAGAGAACCATGGCCATCACTTTATAgcatttgattgaaaataaccTCATCACCACCTATAGCTCCACACTGGGTCGTCATTATCCAGGAACCATAGCATTTTTGCTGTCGCATGGAAGAAACAACCAGGCAAACAAAGAGAATGAAACCACTATGTGCCAGGACCCAAAGGCGAGATTGATTATAAACAAAAGGTACAATCTCGCCCTAGTCCAGGaaggtaaataataataataataataataatttagcaATTTCTGTCTCTTCTCCCTGCTATTTCTGGAGCAGTCTCTATCTAGGATGGTATCTAGGAGCTTGGCAACTGGTGAGATGACGAATCGTCACTCACTAAATCTCTCCATTGTTGAGTCACTGTTTTAACTTGGGTGTAAAACTGAATTCCAGCTTTTCCTGCGGCAGTTTATGAAACTCTGCTTTAAAACTTCAGAAACTAAGATCCCCTAAATGTGAAAGCTTTTCAAATAGGAGGCAATTCACATAGAAATCATCCAAACCACACATATTTACCGTCAAAGCTGACATCTCCAGCAAAAGATGGTTTTGCGCTAATAAACGAGGAGAATGGCAGCGGAACCGAGATAGGAACATTTATCCCAACCTAAAAAAATTCCAGTTCatgtcaaacataaaaaatttaatgaataaagGGAATTGTCACAAACAAAGGTTTCACATGCGCAACAATACTTCAGAAACTAAAGCTTGCAGATTGGAGTAatcttatttcaaaaaaaataaaaattaaaaaaaggacagcAACATGTGAGGCCTTGATAGTGAAACACAAGTCATTCAGATGAAGGTTTCACTGTCCCTTCATCTTTTACCATTAAAAGCAGACCCATGACAGGCTGCACAGGACTATCTTACCTGCCCAACCTCAACCTCAGTCTGGAATTTCCTTGCAGCGACGCCAGATGTTGTAAATATAGAAGCTCCATTGCTATATCTAAAAGAAAGAATCAGGGCTCAGGCATAGACCATGAGACAAGTATTCAATACATTCCAATTCTATGCATGTACTGGGAGAAAGTAATAGTTGAGATTACTTATTTCCATTAACAATGTTTATGGCTTCTTCGATGCTATCAGCCTGAGAGACAAGAAAAACACGTGTTAATGTCCTGGACTAAATAGCTGGTGAGACAAATAGGAGGATGGATGGGTAGCAGCAAACCTGCATACAAAGAAGAACTGGGCCAAAAATATCCTCCTGCACAAGCAATAAGCCTCATTTAGTTTATGATGCGGTCAAGCTTGCTGGAAACCATCCAAGGTCACTTCTGTAAATATCACATAAACTACCTTGTAACATTCCATGTTGACTGTGACATCCGATAAGATGGTAGGACCAATGAAGTTCCCATTTTCATATCCTGCAACCTAGCATTAATAAATGaactgaattataaaaaaatgatcggCTTGATCATTTAAAAACTCCGGAGCAGAAACACAATTACTGGCAAGCTTCTCAGTATTGCTTAAAGCACATCACAgctttcatttaaaattcaaaacatttatgCAGGattcattataaataatttaattatttaaactgTGAAAATCATGTGCAGATgtaaattaaaccaaattatCTTATCTTACTGTTGATAAAAAGAACACATACTATAAATTTGAGCAAAAGCTTATCAAGAAAACTGTTGAGACCATAGAAGACAACATAAAATTAGATACCACAATATTTCTTCCATCAAGAACTAGCTTTGCACCACTTTCAACACCTGTTTGAATCAATGTGATTATCCGTTCCTTTTCCTGTtgagtaaaaaacaatattgatgaATAACAAAGGTCACTAGTTGGAAATATACATGAAGAAAGTGAATTTCTCATATACACAGCAGAAGCTGCAACTCTCTCAAATATCGCATAGATGATGGGGCATTTCTCATgatcaaaattattatatatcaatAACTTAAAATTACTCTATCTAGAATGGAAAACTTGATAGGTCAGGAATCTGACTCTACTATGCACCTGCTTACTAATAACTGGACCAAGCTCTGCATCCGGTTCTGTTCCAGAGGTTACTTTAAGTGCCTTGGCATGCTCTACTAACTTCTCTTCCCTGGCAAAAAGGTCTAGCAAACTCAGTGAAGGAAATGCCAGTATTCTCTACTGAATCATAATtgggaaaaaataaaggaataaatttacaaaagaacGTAACATTGTAACATATATCTGATATCTATGGTTTCATTCACTACCTTCGTTTGAGATAATTCACCCCATACCTTTCAAACATTTTGCTTTGGCAAaagttcttttttaagaaatgtaACCTCAAAATTCAAACAAGGTTTTATTAAACTTAAAGGATATTGCTATTGTTTTCACGATAGGGGTGCACCTGGACCAGCACTTAAGCAGCCAATAAATCACTTCCTAGACATTCCATTGAAGAAAGGGGGTAAACAAAGACATGATCGACTACCAACCACTAAGGGGGGTTTAGGACCACTGACTTCCATAAAGAATCGCTGCGACAAATTATATAAGTTGGTAGgtctaaacaaaaaattctcCACAAATGCTTACAACTTTTACCTCCAACAACTTTGATTCAGTTTTACCAGATTAAAAtccaaggtattttttttagataaaaaaatccaaagaaattaaaacaagtataaaaaaaaataccatgggCCTAGGCCTCCAACAAAGACAGCCATGTTCAGGGCCATGCACTTTTGTCCTGCACCACCAAAGCCAGCAGCAACTAGAGCATTTATGGTAGCACCCACACTTGCATCGGGCATGATAACTGCATGATTTTTGGCTCCAATATTGGACTGAAGTAAAAAGGTCAGCCAGCAGTTAATGTCCAATAACGATTCATGTCATCTATATAGCCTCATAAAATGAACTGCACACTTACTAAAAGCATTATTTGGAGTTACCTGTGTACGTTTTCCTTTAGCTGATGCTCTTGCATACACATAAGCACCAACCTATGAGAACATAATGACAAGATTAAAATACTCTTCAACAATACATTCAAACAAGGCAAATAGAACCATACTTCTTGTAAGTTACACTGCTGAGTCTAGCTCCCACCCAAGGAGTAAACCGTCAAATAATAAATCCACAACCTTGACCTTGACTTAATAATACAAATTAAGGTGATGTTGATGCAGGGCTTCAAATTACCCCTGCAACCATTATCCTCTTTCTCTGGTACAATTTAGAGATGGGCATTTAAAGAGGGTAACAATCCCCCTTTTCATCCCTAATGTTTTTATCTCTTTCCACTAAAAACTTATCCTTCCATCTAATAGCAAACCAAATATCCTTGTAACTTTCACACAGTTGCGGCGTTACAGTTACTCCTATAGCAATTCGCCTACACTAGTTTAGCTCAGAACCAAAAGCAGCTTAAGCGGGAAGtcattaatttttaccaaaGTAAACCAACAAAAATCAGTGAATCCATCAACACAACTTGAGGGAAAATAGCAAATTCTGTGATAATATACACCTAAAAGATGCAGATTCAGCAACTTAGTGCAAAAACTTGACAGGTTGAAATTACTTACCGCATTTGGACCGACAAATGAAATAGCTTTAATATCATCGTCATCGCAAATACCATTAATAATTTCCTGCCcatatcaaatttagaaaatgagaattaaaaaaataagaaaagtcaCTGCAATCAAAATAACAGCGCTCATGGCAGTGACGCAAACACATAGCAAGCTCAGTTTAGTTAAAGTTCATATGAAACCAAGGACGTATTGCAAACAAGTCATGTGTGgtagacataaaaaaaaggtcttGTTTGTCACGCCTTCAATTGAAAAAGACTGAGTAGTTAAAAGCAAATGTCTTGTATTTGTTTCAGCATATGTAATTCGATCCTCTTATGCTATTCATACGGTCCACAAAGGCATGTAATGATGCAAGCAATAACCTGCATGCAATTCTTAAACTGGAAGTAAAAGTGCAAAACCaaaattgtaatatttaaaGTGAAACCTTACATTAGTGCCATGGACAATATTTAAGACACCATTAGGCAAACCAGCCTCCATAGCTAACTCTGCAAGCATCACAGAAGCCCCTGAAATAACACCAACCAACATATTGCTTGTAACCTGCAAATGTCTAGTAAAAAATCTTTCAAGTCGTATTAAAAGCAGATACAGAAACTCTAATTGACCTACAATCTTGGGAGCGGAGCTGCAAATAGCATAACACTTTGGAAGGCAGAACTATCTTATATCTTGGGGGTGTCATGGGCTCATGGTGccccaaaactttaaaaatttctttatgCAAGTCCTAAAAGTTATTGACACTATTCAAATTTACCATTATTTCATAGGAAATAAACATTTTGCACTGCCAGATATTACTACCATTCTATAAACatcattagtttattttatttattaaacgtGCCCCTATACCATTACATTTAGGCACCCTCGTTTTTTAAATCCTGGCAGATTTGCAATCCAACAGTTTACACCTGTAATGTGCTTCATGCACCAATAAAGATAGTGAAAAAGctttacatgaaattaaaatgcGTGTTTCAGCTACCATGATCTAATACACCATATCAGGAAAATGGAGACATAACCACCAGGAATCATTTGGCAATCACCTGGGTCCTTCTCCGATGGCTTTAGAATAAAGGTATTACCACATGTGACAGCAATTGGAAAAATctgcaaacaaaaaatttaaaaacaaagagCAAAACCATCAGTGGTCATATCTAAACCATGTAATTTCCCTAGTCAATGTTCCTGGAGAGCTTTGAACCAGGAATGGTTTCTTTTAAATAAgcagataataataaaatgtgaaaaaataagtttattttcATAACCAtgatctcattttttatttctcaagcACATAAGTTGCAGATACAATGGTGATCTGACATATCAGATACTTGAAATGAACCTGAAGTCCATATCAGATGGGCAGGTAATAACAAATGATAGTTCAACTAGCTTACCCATAGTGGGATCATAGCTGGAAACTCAAAAGGGCATATCCCAGCACAGACACCAAGTGGTTCTCTAATGCTATAGGTATCAATTCCACTCGATATGTTGGAAACAAACTCCCCAATCTGCAGAGATGCCAATCCACAAGCATGTTCCACCACCTCTACGAGGGAACATCCAAGACTTTGTAGAGCAAAGTGTCAACAAATGAGATTTCTCACAGATAACAGATAAGACACTAACCTAATCCTCGTAATACATCACCATGTGCATCCTTCAAAGTCTTTCCATGTTCAGTAGTAATGCTCATGGCTAGTTTGTCCTGCAAAAAAGTAGTAATTCACATCAATTGGACAGATATGCAGGCTAGAAGTTTATAAATCCAAAAATTTACAATATCTCTCCGAATAAGCTCTTGGAACTTGAACATGATGCGTTGACGGGTGGTAATAGGTGTGTCTCTCCACTGTGGAAAAGCTCGCTTTGCTGCAAAAACTGCAGCTCTGAACTCCTCATTTGTAGTTAGAGGAACTTGAGAAACAACTTGCTGTGTTGCCTGTCATGTTTGGATAGCATAATCATAACAAATAACTTGATAATTATTGACTAAATAACTTTGGATACATAAATCCAAATGATCTTTTAATGGAACTAAACTCACAGGATTTATGACATCGATGGACGCAAATGACTGTGAATTAACAAGTCTACCGCCAATAAAATTAGGAACCCTCTGGCACACAATACTTAGTAGGTTAAAATCCAGCATGAATATAGTGAAAAGTCCCACCAAATAGGAGCAGAACAAAAAGCATAACTCAAAAGGTAGAAATTTCTTAATGCCTCTCATCCAGGTAGCTGGGATGACTTCTGTAGGTCTAAGTTACTTCTACTTATGTCTGGGCTTACCATGGGGTAGCGCTGCCTCCAAGAAGGCTCAGCAATTGAGAGATGTTTGTCCCTTCCAGCAGATTTCTCAGGTCTCAATGACTTGAAATTTCTCactgcaccaaaaaaaaatcaatcacccACTGTAAGGAAATGGGCGCTTAAATAAAGGCCACCTGCCAGTAGATAACTGTATACAATGTTCTTCAACAAGATCAAAAGATGCTGTGATGTTGTATAAATTAAGGTGGTGAGATATACATCATGAAAATGTGCTCCCAGGTACCACCAAAGAAGGGGGCTCTGAGCAAAGAACTAATGCACAGATTGGGTTCATCCCTGTAGTAATAGGATGAATTAAGTTAAAGACATGAAAGCGTAAGAAGTCAGCAGCTCCCCCCACTTTCAGGTCTCAATTTAAGAGTTTTCATGGTGTGGGAACCATAATTAATCATTAATAGTTACTTAATTCATTGTAGCAGCAGCCTTGGTACAAGTCAATGGGGGAGCAAATAGAGTCTGACAaggttcaaaaaaaaattatcaaacctAAAACAGCCGAGTGACGATAATATGTTCAAGCAGCCAAAGTCACAGTGCATGAAGTTCATAAAGGTCAAACTTAATCATCTGAACATTGGCATTCTTCATCAAATACCTGGAAAATGTAGAGAGTCCAACTTCATTGGATCATGAAATGAAGGTTTCACAATGACTGATTGCACACATTTAATATGTTCAAAGCAGAATGAAAGGGGTTATAGtaagggaaaaaggaaaggaaaaaagaaaaagagtgcttgataataaaatatttgcaaaGTAACCTGCCTGTCATATTTCCTTGTCGAAGTTTGGCTTTAACATTGTAAACATGCTTTGGAGTGGACAAAAGCTCTGGATTGCTTTGTCTCAGTCGCTTCAGAATCTGGCGAGGTTTTAATCCAGCTTCTGTCATCTCCTTAATCAACACAATCTCACTCTCAGAAAAGCGACGAGCAGAAGGATGTTCTGTAATGTCCTTCAGTGGCTCATGGTTGTGTGTTCCGTTTTTAATAGTAAGCACCCACAACCCATCAT
This region of Populus trichocarpa isolate Nisqually-1 chromosome 9, P.trichocarpa_v4.1, whole genome shotgun sequence genomic DNA includes:
- the LOC7478777 gene encoding methylmalonate-semialdehyde dehydrogenase [acylating], mitochondrial isoform X3, which encodes MRVPNFIGGRLVNSQSFASIDVINPATQQVVSQVPLTTNEEFRAAVFAAKRAFPQWRDTPITTRQRIMFKFQELIRRDIDKLAMSITTEHGKTLKDAHGDVLRGLEVVEHACGLASLQIGEFVSNISSGIDTYSIREPLGVCAGICPFEFPAMIPLWIFPIAVTCGNTFILKPSEKDPGASVMLAELAMEAGLPNGVLNIVHGTNEIINGICDDDDIKAISFVGPNAVGAYVYARASAKGKRTQSNIGAKNHAVIMPDASVGATINALVAAGFGGAGQKCMALNMAVFVGGLGPWEEKLVEHAKALKVTSGTEPDAELGPVISKQEKERIITLIQTGVESGAKLVLDGRNIVVAGYENGNFIGPTILSDVTVNMECYKEDIFGPVLLCMQADSIEEAINIVNGNKYSNGASIFTTSGVAARKFQTEVEVGQVGINVPISVPLPFSSFISAKPSFAGDVSFDGKAGIQFYTQVKTVTQQWRDLVSDDSSSHQLPSS
- the LOC7478777 gene encoding methylmalonate-semialdehyde dehydrogenase [acylating], mitochondrial isoform X1, with product MTDIQSSSGSGLDEAQMQMQPPPPGTFVDREELIQHVGDFAVSQGYVVTIKQSKRERVVVLGCDRGGVYRNRKKADEETSAERKRRKRSGSRLTNCPFEAVGKKDDGLWVLTIKNGTHNHEPLKDITEHPSARRFSESEIVLIKEMTEAGLKPRQILKRLRQSNPELLSTPKHVYNVKAKLRQGNMTVRNFKSLRPEKSAGRDKHLSIAEPSWRQRYPMRVPNFIGGRLVNSQSFASIDVINPATQQVVSQVPLTTNEEFRAAVFAAKRAFPQWRDTPITTRQRIMFKFQELIRRDIDKLAMSITTEHGKTLKDAHGDVLRGLEVVEHACGLASLQIGEFVSNISSGIDTYSIREPLGVCAGICPFEFPAMIPLWIFPIAVTCGNTFILKPSEKDPGASVMLAELAMEAGLPNGVLNIVHGTNEIINGICDDDDIKAISFVGPNAVGAYVYARASAKGKRTQSNIGAKNHAVIMPDASVGATINALVAAGFGGAGQKCMALNMAVFVGGLGPWEEKLVEHAKALKVTSGTEPDAELGPVISKQEKERIITLIQTGVESGAKLVLDGRNIVVAGYENGNFIGPTILSDVTVNMECYKEDIFGPVLLCMQADSIEEAINIVNGNKYSNGASIFTTSGVAARKFQTEVEVGQVGINVPISVPLPFSSFISAKPSFAGDVSFDGKAGIQFYTQVKTVTQQWRDLVSDDSSSHQLPSS
- the LOC7478777 gene encoding methylmalonate-semialdehyde dehydrogenase [acylating], mitochondrial isoform X2 gives rise to the protein MTDIQSSSGSGLDEAQMQMQPPPPGTFVDREELIQHVGDFAVSQGYVVTIKQSKRERVVVLGCDRGGVYRNRKKADEETSAERKRRKRSGSRLTNCPFEAVGKKDDGLWVLTIKNGTHNHEPLKDITEHPSARRFSESEIVLIKEMTEAGLKPRQILKRLRQSNPELLSTPKHVYNVKAKLRQGNMTGRNFKSLRPEKSAGRDKHLSIAEPSWRQRYPMRVPNFIGGRLVNSQSFASIDVINPATQQVVSQVPLTTNEEFRAAVFAAKRAFPQWRDTPITTRQRIMFKFQELIRRDIDKLAMSITTEHGKTLKDAHGDVLRGLEVVEHACGLASLQIGEFVSNISSGIDTYSIREPLGVCAGICPFEFPAMIPLWIFPIAVTCGNTFILKPSEKDPGASVMLAELAMEAGLPNGVLNIVHGTNEIINGICDDDDIKAISFVGPNAVGAYVYARASAKGKRTQSNIGAKNHAVIMPDASVGATINALVAAGFGGAGQKCMALNMAVFVGGLGPWEEKLVEHAKALKVTSGTEPDAELGPVISKQEKERIITLIQTGVESGAKLVLDGRNIVVAGYENGNFIGPTILSDVTVNMECYKEDIFGPVLLCMQADSIEEAINIVNGNKYSNGASIFTTSGVAARKFQTEVEVGQVGINVPISVPLPFSSFISAKPSFAGDVSFDGKAGIQFYTQVKTVTQQWRDLVSDDSSSHQLPSS